Within Lactobacillus amylovorus DSM 20531, the genomic segment GGTGCAATCCTTGAGAACTAGTCGAACCGATATACATACCAGGACGCTTGCGGACAGCCTCAAGACCACCTAAGACTTGGATTTGACTGGCATTATACTTGTCGGCCTCTTTTTCATATTTTTTGACCTTATCAAGATTTTCTTTTGATTTATCAGCCATTTAATTCTCCTTCTCCAAACTAATTTTGCCTGATTGAATGTGGTACACGCGTGGCTTCTTGATTATTTCCCAAGAGATTCCCTCTAAGTCCGTTGTGGTAATAAACGTTTGGGTCTTTCCATGAATGTAATTAAGAAGTGCACTCTGACGACCATGATCCAATTCGCTCATGACATCATCTAACAGCAATAACGGATATTCATCGGTCAACTGGTGAACCAACTGAATTTCCGCTAGTTTTACGCTAAGAGCAATGGAGCGCTGCTGCCCTTGCGAAGCATACAAATGAGCATTTTTACCATCAAGCTTAAACTCAATATCATCGCGATGCGGACCAGATGTAGTAGTTCCTTTGCGGATTTCGGTTGCTTTATTGCGTTCAAAACTTGCTAGGATCTTTTGGTAGATCGTTTCGGTATTATCGTCTGCTTCAATATCTGAAACAGATGGATGATACGCAATTGCGAGTTTTTCACCGCCTAAACTAATATGTGCATAAGCATCACTAGCGTAATGACTCAAATATCTTAGAAATTTAAAGCGGCGAGAAATTACTTCTGCCGCGATACCAGCTAACTGATCTGACAAAACGTCTAGAAAAACCTGATCTTTTGCCTTGCCTTTAGACAGTTGCTTTAAATAATTATTCTTTTGCGTCAGTACCTGGCGATACTTGCTGGCAAAATATAGATATTCCGGATTAATTTGACCAAATTCTTGATCCATGAATCGACGTCGCAAAGCTGGCGCACCCTTTATCAACTCCAAATCTTCTGGAGAAAATAAAATTGCATTCAGCTGCCCCACATATTTGGAGAGCTTGCTTTGCTCAACCCGGTTTATCCACACTTTTTTACCCTTTTTTGTGATTAACACTCGCAAAGTCAGATCAACTTGACTCTTTTGCACATGACCTAATAAATTTGCGTATTCTCCATCAAAACCAATTAATTCTTTATCATTATTTGTTCTATGGGAACGTGTTAATGCCAAAAAATAAATTGCCTCTAGCAAATTAGTCTTGCCTTGTGCATTCTTGCCAATAAAAATATTGACGTTAGGGTCAAAGTCCACATCCAACTTTTTCAAATTGCGAAAGTTTTGCACAGTGAAATGATCAAGATACATTAATCTTCCTGCCGAAACTCGTACTCTTGTCCATTTACGAGCAAACGATCGTTAGCAAAGATTTTTTTGCCGCGTCGCTGCTCGAGTTCTCCATTTAAAGTTACGGGATTATCTTGCAGATAAAACTTCGCTTGTCCACCGGATGAAATAAAGCTTTCCTCCTTCAGGAATTGTCCCAAAGTTATGTACTCGCCTGTAATTGTAAAAAACTTGATAATACTCACCTTCAATGCCCTTTATACCTATATAATTATATTAGTTTTCGACAAAAATAACAAACCTAAAACGCTATTTAAAGCGATATAAGCGTTTTTTTAAAAAATAAACTAATCACACTAGGCCGAAGAAAAAATAACAGAGACCGATTTTGGACGCTTTAAACAAAAATGCAAAAATAAAAGCCACCTTTTGTGGTGGCTTTTTAAGAAACTTAATCTTAATATTGTGTACTTGATTAATAAGTTCTAACAGGAGTAATCAATTGAACAAAGTCAACGTCTTCTTTATCAGGATTGATGATAAATGGACGAAGTGGTTTAGTAAAGTTCATAATTACTGAATCAGTAACAGAAGCTCTGAGGGCATCGCGCATGTAATCTGGGTTAAATGAAATTTCCAAATTATTACCTTCCAAGTTTCTGAAGCTAACATCTTCTTCTACGTTACCAATTTCAGCTGATTTACCTGATAACTTAGCAGTTTGGTTTTCCACATCCAAAGTTAACGTTACAACGTTGTTGCGACCAGCGTGCGTTAACAAACTTGCACGTTCAAGCGCACTAGATAATTCAGGAATATCAAATTCAATGCTGGTAGTCTTTTCGGTTGGAATCAAACGATCGGTATCAGGGTAATTACCGTCAAGCAAACGTGAGTAGAATGAAAGATTGCCAATTACAAAGAGCGCTTGATTGTCCCCTGGGCAAACTTTTACTTCTGGGTCTGCTTCGGCAATAATTCTTGCCAATTCTTGCAAGCTCTTCCCTGGAATAATTAAATCAGTTTCTGATTGAGGTCCGTTTTCTAAAGCAATAGTTCTTTGTGAAAGACGGTGTGAATCAGTGGCAACCGCCTTAATGCTATCAGGATTAAAGAAGAAACGTACACCAGTTAAAATTGCTCTTGTTTGATCATTTGAAGTAGCAAATTGTGTTTCATTGATAATTTCTCTGAAAGCTTTACCTGAAATAGTAAATGATGCAGCATCAGAAATTTCTGGTAAACGAGGATAATTATTTGCATCCAAACCATTAATCGTAAATTCACTATTTTCAGATACGATTTGAGTTTGGAAACTTTCTTTTACTTCAAAAGAGAAATCTTTACCTGGCAACTTTTTAACAATTTCACTGAAAAATCTCGCAGGCAAAACAATTGATCCTGTAGATTCTACGTTCAAGTCCTCATTTACAGGAATCTTGATTTCAATAGAAATATCTGTATCGCTACCTGTTAAAGTTAATTCATCTTCTGTTAAATCCAATTTGATCCCACTAAGAATTGGAATAGTAGCTCTTGATGAAATGGCACGCATAACATTGTTTAAGTTCTCGATAAACAGGTTGCGATTGATCGTAAATTTCATTTTAATCCTCCTAAACGAAAGTGATTTTTCTTTTTTATTTAATTATATATTTAATTAGTAGTAGTAGGGCCTGTGAATTCTGTTGAAAACTCATAAGAAGCCTGAAAATAACGGAATTGTAACGGTTAAAAAAGATGTGTAAAACTCGCAAAGTTGTCCACAGTGGATAACTTTGATTAACGCTCAAGCATTTGTTTCAAATCGAAAACAGCCGTTTTGATGTCAGCATCAGTTTTCATTTGCTTATCGATTTTATCATAAGCGTGCATAACTGTCGTGTGATCTTTTCCGCCAAATTCTTGTCCTATCTTAGGTAAACTTGCATCAGTTAATTCCCGAGAAAGATACATCGCGATCTGTCGTGGTACCACAATCTGCCGTACACGCTTTTTACCCTTCAATTCGGCTGTCGAAGTTTGGAAGTAATTTGCGACAACTTCCTGTATTTTTGAAATTTGTAGTCCACGATTTTTTTGTACGAGTTTCAGATCAACTAAGGCTTCTCGAGCTAAGTTAACGTCGATGTCAGCCTTTTCGATAGTAGCATATGCTTGAACTTTGACTAAAGCCCCTTCGAGTTCTCTAATATTAGTATCTACTTGAGAAGCAATGTAATCGAGAGTGTTGTCATCAATAGTTAAGCCTTCAGATTCAGCCTTTCTTCGTAAAATTGCGATTCGGGTTTCCAAATCTGGAGGAGTAATTTCAACTTGTAAGCCCCATGTAAATCGAGAAACTAAACGTTCAGACAGATCAGGAATTTCTGTAGGTAAACGATCACTGGTCATCACGATTTGCTTTTGATCATTATATAGGGTTTCAAAAGTATGGAAGAATTCTTCTTGAATTCCTTCTTTTTTAGCAAAGAATTGAATATCGTCAACTAGTAATAAATCACAGGTTCTGTATTTTTCGCGAAATTGGTCCTGTGTTTTATTTTTTATTGAATTAATAAAGTCGTTGACGAAGGTCTCACTCTGTATATAAACTACTTTAGCGTTGGGTCTTTCAAGCAGCATTTGATGGCCAATTGCTTGCATCAAGTGAGTTTTTCCGAGACCTACTCCCCCGAAGATAAATAAAGGATTATAAAAACTACCGGGACTGTCTGCGACAGCTAATGCAGCACCGGCAGCTAATTTGTTTCCTTCACCTTGAACGAAATTATCAAACGTATATTTTTCGTTTAACTTCAAATCTTTAGTGAATTCTTGTTGTTCCCTATTTCTTGGCTGCACTCGAATATCGTGTTGTGGCTCAGGAGTTACGATTCTTTCAGGTGTGTCACTGTCTTCAGATATCTTAAATACAGGTAGTATTTCGATACCAGCATAGCCGTATGCTGATTGGATTAATTGTGACGAAAGATTTTTCTCCCAGTAACCTTTTGCAACAGGATTTTGAACTAAAATTTGTAGTTCATGAGTTTTTTTATCATAAGAAATAGGTTTAGTATTTTTAAACCATGCATTATAGGCAACTTCATTAAAACGAGCGCGCATTTCGTCGTTAAAGTGTTGCCAAAATTTTTCAATGTCGAACAATTTGCATTCCTCCATGTTGATAAAAAGCATATTTATTTTAGCATGTTGATAAAAAGTTTTCCACAAGCAAAATAAATATTAACAGTATAAACATCCTGTGGATATTTTAGAATTTAATATGCACAATTTGACATGATAGAGGCGAAACAATTACTTTATGCACAGTTACAGTGTGGATAGCAAAAGCTATTGTACCAAGACTTTAATTCAAAATCTATATGCGTTATCCACATA encodes:
- the yaaA gene encoding S4 domain-containing protein YaaA — its product is MSIIKFFTITGEYITLGQFLKEESFISSGGQAKFYLQDNPVTLNGELEQRRGKKIFANDRLLVNGQEYEFRQED
- the recF gene encoding DNA replication/repair protein RecF (All proteins in this family for which functions are known are DNA-binding proteins that assist the filamentation of RecA onto DNA for the initiation of recombination or recombinational repair.) gives rise to the protein MYLDHFTVQNFRNLKKLDVDFDPNVNIFIGKNAQGKTNLLEAIYFLALTRSHRTNNDKELIGFDGEYANLLGHVQKSQVDLTLRVLITKKGKKVWINRVEQSKLSKYVGQLNAILFSPEDLELIKGAPALRRRFMDQEFGQINPEYLYFASKYRQVLTQKNNYLKQLSKGKAKDQVFLDVLSDQLAGIAAEVISRRFKFLRYLSHYASDAYAHISLGGEKLAIAYHPSVSDIEADDNTETIYQKILASFERNKATEIRKGTTTSGPHRDDIEFKLDGKNAHLYASQGQQRSIALSVKLAEIQLVHQLTDEYPLLLLDDVMSELDHGRQSALLNYIHGKTQTFITTTDLEGISWEIIKKPRVYHIQSGKISLEKEN
- the dnaN gene encoding DNA polymerase III subunit beta codes for the protein MKFTINRNLFIENLNNVMRAISSRATIPILSGIKLDLTEDELTLTGSDTDISIEIKIPVNEDLNVESTGSIVLPARFFSEIVKKLPGKDFSFEVKESFQTQIVSENSEFTINGLDANNYPRLPEISDAASFTISGKAFREIINETQFATSNDQTRAILTGVRFFFNPDSIKAVATDSHRLSQRTIALENGPQSETDLIIPGKSLQELARIIAEADPEVKVCPGDNQALFVIGNLSFYSRLLDGNYPDTDRLIPTEKTTSIEFDIPELSSALERASLLTHAGRNNVVTLTLDVENQTAKLSGKSAEIGNVEEDVSFRNLEGNNLEISFNPDYMRDALRASVTDSVIMNFTKPLRPFIINPDKEDVDFVQLITPVRTY
- the dnaA gene encoding chromosomal replication initiator protein DnaA, whose translation is MFDIEKFWQHFNDEMRARFNEVAYNAWFKNTKPISYDKKTHELQILVQNPVAKGYWEKNLSSQLIQSAYGYAGIEILPVFKISEDSDTPERIVTPEPQHDIRVQPRNREQQEFTKDLKLNEKYTFDNFVQGEGNKLAAGAALAVADSPGSFYNPLFIFGGVGLGKTHLMQAIGHQMLLERPNAKVVYIQSETFVNDFINSIKNKTQDQFREKYRTCDLLLVDDIQFFAKKEGIQEEFFHTFETLYNDQKQIVMTSDRLPTEIPDLSERLVSRFTWGLQVEITPPDLETRIAILRRKAESEGLTIDDNTLDYIASQVDTNIRELEGALVKVQAYATIEKADIDVNLAREALVDLKLVQKNRGLQISKIQEVVANYFQTSTAELKGKKRVRQIVVPRQIAMYLSRELTDASLPKIGQEFGGKDHTTVMHAYDKIDKQMKTDADIKTAVFDLKQMLER